The DNA region TTGGAAGTTGAGAGTAATATGGCCAAGGCATAATCATCGCCACTGGTTAAAAATGGGTGATTGGCTTTCATATCTTTGTATATTTCCATCGCTTTATCTATCCTTTGGACAGCTTCATCCCTTGATGTTAAGGTTTTTTCAAGTGCGTAACTAGCCGTACATAGATAACTGCTTTGCTTAAAACCTGCTTCTTTTAACAAGGGTTGTCTTCTGTACATTTGATCAAATATATCTTCCGGCTTATCATACTGAGCGCACAAAAGACCAGCCACTGTAAAGTTCATCATACCTCTATAAGGTGAAAATGCACCGGTTCGCATCTTGATATGTTTTTTCATCCCTTTAATCTGGTCTACATCAATATCCTTCTTACTCATAGTATAGCTAAGCGCCACAAGATGAATCAGTAAATTGTGCTCCCACATAAAAGGTTTTTCTAATATAAGAAAATTGTTCATTAAGCGGTCTATACTTTCTTGATAATATGGCTTCATTCTAATCTCCCTTTTCAAATCTCTATACTTCACTCTAATTTATTGTATCCATCTACCATTTTACCCCATATGCATTATTATAGCCATGGTCCTGCTCTTTATTTAATGGTATTTTAATTTCAACACAAAAACAGCAAGCATTCATTTTGACCTTTCCCTCGAGGGTCAAAAACGAATACTTGCTGCTATAAAATTTGATTTTTCAAAAAAGTTATTCATATGAAACACTAAGGTTCACACCTACTCGGCACCGCCAAAATCGACTATGAAGTTCCTGGAAGTAGTGTGTATGAACGGAGCAAGACAGCAGGAGCTGTCCGCCGACTTTTGGTGCAGGACGCACCAACTGGAGGCCGAAGTCATACATACTACGGAAGGGTTTTCATAGGACCCACCTTTAAGCCTTAAAGCCCCTACTGTTCTCCGTATAGACCGACTCATTCAACTTGTTCTTCCCATAAGTAAGTCCAGCATACACCTGCTGACCATTTTGAATCAGGGGTGCTGTTTTCTGCTCTTCTTTGGCCGCTTGTTGCCATCCGAGTAAGAGCATATTTAAAACATCTTTAGCTGATTCAAGAGGTTTTATACTGTTCTTAATGGATGCTTCAATAAATCTTTTGTTCACGAAAATATATAACGACAT from Petrocella atlantisensis includes:
- a CDS encoding DUF4003 family protein, which encodes MKPYYQESIDRLMNNFLILEKPFMWEHNLLIHLVALSYTMSKKDIDVDQIKGMKKHIKMRTGAFSPYRGMMNFTVAGLLCAQYDKPEDIFDQMYRRQPLLKEAGFKQSSYLCTASYALEKTLTSRDEAVQRIDKAMEIYKDMKANHPFLTSGDDYALAILLSTSNHQVDALESYYRALSEVGFTKSNGLQTLSHILAFSTMNMRDMVNRCSYLFQIMKENKLKVTTEYYPAIGLVALLDMDEKVLGEDFVEVATWLKGLKKYKWLGKGMNILLASGIISDHYIQSAKENGLITTTLSVSIETIIAAQTAAMIATITAASAAATSASS
- a CDS encoding flagellar export chaperone FliS, which gives rise to MNAQLAKEFQTRIVNASQNDLVVINYEMLITEMNEAIDRFDQEDEKGFTNSMNRATRLLRELSDNLDFQYDISRDLMSLYIFVNKRFIEASIKNSIKPLESAKDVLNMLLLGWQQAAKEEQKTAPLIQNGQQVYAGLTYGKNKLNESVYTENSRGFKA